The Ostrinia nubilalis chromosome 30, ilOstNubi1.1, whole genome shotgun sequence DNA segment AAAGCACGGCACGGCTCTTGAGTGCTCGGCCAAAGAGTTGGGATCGTATTtaacataatttaagaaatgATAAAGTGAAATGAAGTGAATTAAACACTTGAAGTAAATTCTGTTGTACTTTATCGGTCTATAGAATCTTTTATGCTTATGGTAACAACATCAAAGATTTACATATAGTATTCCAAGATATATGTAAATCTTTGATGACTATACCATGAAATCTGCTTAAACaactgtaaattatttattcttgTGTGGTTATGTTGCATTGTGAACCAACAAATTAaagatagtaaataataaaattgaacttTTCTACTTGATTTATTTACATTGAAATAAACTCCACATGGCAACAATGGGCATTAATGGGATTGTAAACAACTTCCAGGTATCGACAACAGAGTGCGCAGGCGTTTCAAGGGACAGTACTTGATGCCCAACATTGGTTACGGTTCAAACAAGAAGACCCGTCACATGCTCCCCAATGGCTTCCGCAAGGTGAGACAACTTCCATATCAAAGAACAAAAAACGTATcctcatcaggtcatttaggtaaaataaaactcagtaaaactcatttatttctgtaaataggcttaaaaaaaagcacttttacaggTTTCACCATTTCTAATTTCCCAAAAGCAAATGGAGGATCTGCCTACAATCCATAACCTAGCCAGACAGGTTGGGGATATTTCCCTTGGTTACTTTTCATGAAATCCATGGGCATAGGCATCCATAGTGTATTGAtattgtgccaaataaacaatattctatCCTTTAGGTCCAACTTTTATTAGCTGACTAACAGCatgaaaactcataaaaactaatttatttatgcaagtaggcttttaaaaagcagcATGCTGAGTAGACTGAACAGTGTAGCTATGAGTATTTTAATCGTTCTCTAAACGTAATTTTTGAAAACATTGATCCAGGTAGCTTCATGTCCTTACTTCTAGATCATCCGTATTTTGATGGATTAGACATAATTTGAAACTGCTATAATAGTCATTTGTAGTATAAATGCCTCTTTCACTGTCTTGatccaaaatattaaaatctcaTTATCCTTTCAGGTCCTCGTCCACAACGTCCGTGAGCTAGAAATCCTGATGATGCAGAACAGGAAGTACTGCGCAGAGATCGCTCACGGAGTGTCCTCGAAGAAGCGGAAGGTGATCGTGGAGCGTGCCCAGCAACTCAGCATCCGGGTCACCAACGCTGCTGCCCGTCTCCGCAGCCAGGAGAACgaataaacttaagtttaatataaagttacaaaaatttgcgtcttttatttttatggtcCTACCTAGTTTAATAAACCGACTTGTGGACGCGGTCGCTTGAGACCGCGGCAGTAATTGTTGTGACTCGAATCGTGGGTATTTGAAGTAGGTAAATGATaaatagaatatttattttgtacaattatcACCCTTTCGaacaaactaaaaaaatatgttcaaaTATATCGCGTGAGAGAGTCAAACTCGCCCCGGGCGGGGCGGCAGTCTAAGCTATAAGGTGACAGCATAATATGTCTCTATTTCTCTCTGTAAGAGATACACTGCCAAGAAGACAAAAAGTCACCTGTGCGCGAGCGCCTTCCTTTGGACCTAACCCCCTCGCAAGTACTCTATcgttaattaaattgattttaatgcacatCTTACAACTCgtgtatagtccggtcgccgagcacgtagaatttcgtccaatgaccgcAACGGCCACAgttagtgtgcgagcgcgacagcaaaagggaattacgcgcaagcgataaggatgggtagcttggggtcattggacgaaatccTTAGTGCCCGGCGACCGGGCTTAAAGCGCGTCGACCtttttgtagtaggtacctattttaaaaacgCTGTGAGAAGGGGCCCTGCCGCCTTAAAGGTGAACGCGCACCTGTCCGCGCCGCATTCATCCCTTTCTAAATCTTTAtatgaaactagctttccgcccgcggcttcgcccgcgtggaattttgtctgtcacagaaaaacttaatcgcgcgcgtccctgtttcaaaaaccgggataaaaactatcctatgttctttcccgggactcaaactatctctatgccaaatttcatcaaaatcggttgcgaggtttaagcgggaaagcgtaacagacagacagacagacagagttactttcgcatttataatattagttgggatagagCAGCGCGCACCAAACGCGCCGCATTTTCCTAAAATGCTGTAGGTATATACTGATTCCTCAAGCTGACGAGGATGACGTCATGAAATTCGGCGCGTAGGATGCGGGCAAGTGCGCAAGGCTATGAGAAAATGCGATGACTGCGGCGCGAACAGGTGCGCGTCCACCTTAACAATCCGTGGATAACCCTAagctaataaattaattaaaaaagtattaatctaggtcagtggttcccaaacctAAATTCGCGGATCCCTATCCCTAcgtgaaaatcatttttttcagtgttattcaaaaagaatataaaataaaacaaaagttccttataaaatgtacatttaatctaaatataaaaataatcataatacaATGTTAGCTAGCCAATTTGCTGATGTCTTCATACTGGACTCCCTTCAACACTCGGCCAGTTAGCGGGCCTTCGGAGAtctgtaacaaaataaaatcatcatcaggtcatttagtctccactgcaggagcacacgACCCTCTAATACCAAGAGGCAAATGGTTTGGCCTACACTCTTACGACGGAAAGAGTGGGGGtggactagggatgttatggatatgtagtttcggttatggatacggttacatATATAGGAATAATGTTATACCGGttacagatatttttttatttctgatatccgaaagtttcggttacggttacggatatctgtgctttagaatgcaatttgcgatagttgtccaacacggttcattcatggccacacactttacatcgaataaaaagtaataaaaaaataaaaattgatactagatagcattataaaggtaaatcaggctgttatgcctttatattataatgctatacaaaaaacaatttttaaactgcctacatccgacaTTATcagaaacttttgaatcggttacggttacggatatttttttattttggatatccgaaagtttcggttacggatatccattaCATCCCTGGACTTTGGCCTACACGCCTACTACATCTAGCTAGACTCTTACGACATCTACGTAAAGAGTGGGGTGgacttattttattctttagaatccTATTTTCTACTAAtatgaaagtttgtgaggatagATGGATTttttagtattaaattaaaggaCTTAGtacacttatcaactcggaaagggatcgtaaccgtatcaacttgaGGCGGTTAGTATTCATTGTATGAAActatactgcaacgcacacttatccgcaccgtaacgtaaacgcctcgcctcgcggttgacagctcgcgaaagtcGATACGGTGTCGATccttttccgagttgataagtctgctacgTCCTTTATGATAATTACAGGAGTAAGTTACAGCTACCCACCTCAACCTTACAGCAGAAGTTGTCAGTATCGATGTCCTTCAGCACTCCAGTATGGCCGCGGTACGCTCCGTTGACGAAGCGGACGGTCCGCCCGGGCGATGGTATCACTGTTTCCAGATGGTTCTGGAAGGTTAAGAAAATAAGATAATTATAAAtgaaacaataacattaaaaaaaacctatccAGAATACAGCCTTGGCCAAAAGTATTGAGCACCCCCTAAATACTGCTTATACATGATAACTATAAAAGATACTCAAAGATATTTGATAAAAACCTTTCTTTGACAGGTTTTGAAACATAAACTCACGGCACAACGTGCAATAAAACACGTTTCGAGATGTTTAGCTATGATACTGTAGTATTGTTAGTCTttgaaaaatcataaaaaaacttCTTCCGACCTCGCTGCTGAGTTATCAGCTGAAATTAATACGCCGATTTCTGCAAGAACAACTCGCAGAAGACTCCAAGAAGCTAGGCTTAAGGGCTATACAGCCAGAAAGAAGCCATGGCTCTCAGTAAAGACCAAAACAGCTCGTTACGAGTAGGCTTTAAAATACCAAACTTTTACCGAGGAAGATTGGAAAAATATTGTGTGGTCAGATGAATCAAACTTTGAGGTAAGTTAGCCAATATCATGTAATAACAATACGcgacaataatattataaaactatatttgtaaaaataaatattggaccGAAAAACACTTAACAAAATTTCGTTACTTTACAGATTGTTGGCACACCTGGTGTGACATTTGTCCGTCGTCGAGTAGACGAAGAATTTACCCCGGAGTGTATGGTACCTACCGTCAAACATGGCGGCGGCAGTGTGATGGTCTGGGGGTGCATGAGCGCCGCAGGAGTTGGGGAAATGTTTGTGTGTGAAGGACGCATGGACTCTACAAAGTACATAAACGTTCTTGAATCCGCACTTCTGCCCTCGTTTACAAAACTTTTTGGTGACACCAACATGGAAAGCGTCAAATTCCAGCAGGATAACGCACCTTGTCACAAACGATGGCTTGGTTTAGTGACAATAACATCGAGCTGCTTGAATGGTCTGCCCAGTCACCAGACCTGAACCCCATCGAGCATTTGTGGGGTCTATTGAAGGGCAAGGTCCGGCGCCattgaataaaaacaaaagaagacctAAAACGTCGCTTGCGGGAAGAGTGGAACGCTTTAACATGTGACGATTGTAATAAATTAGTACAATCTTTACCAAAAATAACTTCTGCAGTAATTAAGGCAAAGGGTGGTCCAacaaagtattaattttttgttgttaataaacaatataaaactgttaaaaactGTTTTGATTCAGACACATGTATAATTccttcaaaattaataaatatcatgGGTGCTCAATACTTTTGGCCAAGGCTGTATATTGTTCAACTTTATTCTATCTTCATTGGAtgctgccagtcattggacaataCCTCTTGAACGTCAAAtccaaataataattgtaaagcCCTTTTAACTCCAAACAGTCGGAATTTCTtagttgttgaaatagaaatgtgatatcataaattcaataaataactcGAATACATGACTGGCAGTTTACcatgccacagaataagtaatagtacaggtacagaaggattactccgcaaggcGATTTAAacaaatgcgagtcttgctacgacgcgatacagtggaattcagctcgcacagcactacgtacctacaattttattcacctacaagttttgtctctttctatcgcgtgcctctgaactcttcttacgctgttagggttgctgtctagtgaaaaaataattaatctacttatttgtaatgaggtacgtatgtaggtaagtatgcattcattatggaaaaccttgggagaggcctttgtccagcagtggacgtcatttggctaaaatgaacgaacgcattcttagcagtagtcatagtaggttaggttcctatactatcctaagaattattgataaACTTCATGGCCAACATAcatttcagcatctttgggaagcgaaaaaaaaatgatgaatccggtagattacttttcgaatttaaacacccgaacgccgcacaatatttctttctctttatgtccatttttgaataatacttcgatcatagaattataatcatactacaacgcacgccagcgtcctgacgagcgcgcgcgtgacactcgactgatataatacccgccggcggggcgcttcgctgtaggtaattatcggatgtaccgcgcggagtgagccaggcctgaccaTGCttcttaatgttattttttattgtcaaaatatttatcgaAGAGTGCAAAAATGCGAAAAATTAAAGCAGTTGAAACACAACGTTATTGGTTTGATGATTTTGACCAATTAGTAAAGTCGTGTGTGACGTCATTCTATGTCGTAGTAGTACTTGTAACCTATCGTAAAAGCGCTCTTTAAAAGCCTATTagcagaaaaatattaaaaattaacctCACCAGAATTAGccagggggaggcctatgttcagcagtggacgtcctatggctgaaatgatgatgatgatcactcACCTGATCTAGCTTCAGTTTGACTTTCTCGTCCACAAGTTTAACTTGAGCCCCATATTTGTCTATCACTTTCTCTATAACTCCTTTCTTCTTGTAAAACTTGTCGCCGAGCGATTTGGTTACTATCTTCACCACTATGCCCTCTGTTAGCCAGTAATCCTTCCTGAAATAACAATAATGACGTAATTTTGTGTGCGAATTTGAAGCGCTACTACGAGTGTCCCGAGAACTAATTTTGACGTACAATATTATGGAGTAACCATAGGAGTAAGCGAGAAAGAAAatcactaattttattttattttatttattatttattattatttattttatttattagttccaTTGACCCTCGTATCTGCCTACAGTATGGCCTCCAGCGCCAAAATGGAGAAACTCAAATAGGCACAAAATATGACAGCTTGTATCTATACTGACCTCTAGGTCAGCGTCTAAAATGGATTGACTAAGAGAAAAAAAAGACCTACCTATTTGCTCTCTCTTTCGCACGCTCCTCCATTTCCATGAGCTCGTCCAACGCTGATCTCTTTCCTTCTTCTGTCTTCTCTTTCTTGCTGGACGATTCTTTATCATCCCTACTCTTGGATGCGTCGTCTTTCCTTTTCAATTTTAGGGACAAGGACGGCATGATTTCTGGTTTTTTGTCTGAAAATCAATTAGTTTACTTAGTTTGCTTCATCATCatgcctaggatgcgcgccacgataaaattttatcaaggCATATTATGTCGCATGATGGACCGATACAGTTGCCGTCTAAAATTgtagataaaattttatcatggCGTGCATCCCAGCTCGGCAGGACTTTTAAGGCCGTAGCACATTAATCAACCCGAAACAGGATCGTAaacgtatcaactcgaggtggtcagtattctttgtatacCGTAACATAAAtgcctcgcctcgcgattgacagcgcgcgaagggcgatgacagctcgcaaaaggcgatacgggttgatccctttccgagttgatatgtCTATGACATTAGTTTCCAAACAGGGTCGGTGCAAatacctttaaaggggggcgcgggccatctgtaagaaacctgcgaccgctgagagaatgcattccagactgcttgatacgaccaataaataatcttgactggaggaggggggcgcggaattttttgtatggtcgaaatggggcgcgtctcaaataagtttgggaaccaatggtctatgatctttagtctccactgcaggagtatggctctaatttaccagaggaaaTTGAGGACTAGGCCTACCATTAGATTCTATGGGCATGTTGGtaaatattgtaataagttaTGTGAAATGGATATGAGAGCATTTTTAAAGAGTAGTCCATCCGTTTTAACCAAAGGAccgtgaccttgagccttcttatgaggtcTGTCTGTAGTAAGTGACCAAGTCTTCGTTTCGTATGTCAtctcactggcaacacacattcACTTGAAATGAGTATAAATTAATATGAGAGAaaggttactttggttctcctaaggatctcatttctgattctgaaAGAGACTTCAtcctcatttcagccacaggacgtccactgctgaacataggcctcccccaatgatttccatgaccggttggtagcggcctgcatccagcgccttcctgctacctttatgaggtcatgaAAGACTTACCTTCAGCTTTCCTCTTCAAGTTAAGACTGAGCGTAACTTTCTCCTGGCTGCTCTCTCTCTTGAACTCAGAGTATGTGGGTTCTTCGGATGTGGAGCCTTGCTGTTTGCCTCTCTCCACTTGCTTTTGTATGAACTCTAGCATTCTCTCCTGCGGAGTGATTAAGTTTTAGGTGTTAGATAGGTGAACACTATTTTTTACCTACACCTCACaaaataagaaaagaaaaaaatacataaaaggaCAGCACAATTTAGGCAGTCTTGTATGAAGCAATCTCTTTTAGACTATCAGGGTGTTATTATTACAAACTTAtgtattattgaaatatttcTTGAGTGTgtataacactcatttatttatgcaagtaggcttttaaaaagcacttttacacat contains these protein-coding regions:
- the LOC135086210 gene encoding large ribosomal subunit protein eL32, producing the protein MAIRPVYRPTIVKKRTKRFIRHQSDRYDKLKRNWRKPRGIDNRVRRRFKGQYLMPNIGYGSNKKTRHMLPNGFRKVLVHNVRELEILMMQNRKYCAEIAHGVSSKKRKVIVERAQQLSIRVTNAAARLRSQENE
- the LOC135085846 gene encoding DNA/RNA-binding protein KIN17, whose translation is MGGKAEKGTPKYIANKIKAKGLQKLRWYCQMCQKQCRDENGFKCHTMSESHQRQLLLFADNASKYIDDFSKEFADGYVELLKRQFGTKRVNANKVYQEYISHRDHLHMNATQWETLTEFVKWLGREGKCVVDETEKGWFVAYIDRDPAAVAALEAKAKKEKMDKDDQERMLEFIQKQVERGKQQGSTSEEPTYSEFKRESSQEKVTLSLNLKRKAEDKKPEIMPSLSLKLKRKDDASKSRDDKESSSKKEKTEEGKRSALDELMEMEERAKERANRKDYWLTEGIVVKIVTKSLGDKFYKKKGVIEKVIDKYGAQVKLVDEKVKLKLDQNHLETVIPSPGRTVRFVNGAYRGHTGVLKDIDTDNFCCKVEISEGPLTGRVLKGVQYEDISKLAS